A part of Camelus ferus isolate YT-003-E chromosome 6, BCGSAC_Cfer_1.0, whole genome shotgun sequence genomic DNA contains:
- the LOC102504807 gene encoding olfactory receptor 4K2 gives METFNHSRVSEFVLLGLTDSPELQIFFFVMFSIFYLMTMLGNCLILLTVLSTSHLHSPMYFLLSNLSLIDMCLSSFATPKMIMDFFVQHKTISFEGCISQIFFLHLFTGTEIVLLISMSFDRYIAICKPLHYSSIMSHRLCVGLVVTSWTVGFLHTMSQLAFTLYLPFCGPNVVDSFFCDLPLVIQLACIDIYFLGIFMISTSGVIALVSFLLLLTSYITVLVTIKDHSSIGSSKAFSTCTAHFIVVLMFFWPCIFIYVWPCTNFLVDKVLSVFYTIFTPFLNPLIYTLRNQEVKTAVKKKLSNQYLNLGKTIPIYPMQ, from the coding sequence ATGGAGACGTTCAACCATTCCAGGGTGTCTGAATTTGTGTTACTCGGACTTACTGAttctcctgagctccagattttcttttttgtgatgttctccattttttatttaatgaccATGTTGGGCAACTGCTTGATTTTGCTCACAGTCCTGTCCACCTCACACCTTCACTCCCCCATGTACTTCCTGCTCAGCAACCTGTCTCTCATTGACATGTGCctgtcctcctttgccactccaaAGATGATCATGGACTTCTTTGTTCAGCACAAGACCATCTCCTTTGAGGGCTGCATTTCTCAGATCTTCTTTTTGCACCTCTTCACTGGGACTGAGATTGTGCTGCTCATCTCCATGTCTTTTGACAGGTACATTGCCATATGTAAACCTCTCCATTATTCATCAATTATGAGCCACAGATTGTGTGTCGGGCTTGTGGTAACTTCTTGGACAGTGGGCTTCTTGCATACCATGAGCCAGTTAGCTTTTACTCTTTATTTACCCTTCTGTGGTCCCAATGTTGTAGACAGTTTCTTCTGTGACCTTCCTTTGGTCATCCAGCTAGCGtgcatagatatatattttcttgGTATCTTCATGATTTCAACCAGTGGTGTGATTGCTCTTGTAAGCTTTCTGCTTTTGCTCACCTCCTACATCACTGTTCTCGTCACTATCAAGGACCACTCCTCCATAGGATCATCTAAGGCTTTTTCTACCTGCACTGCACATTTCATAGTTGTGTTAATGTTCTTTTGGCCCTGCATCTTTATCTATGTGTGGCCTTGCACAAACTTCCTGGTGGACAAAGTTCTCTCTGTTTTCTATACCATCTTCACCCCCTTTCTGAATCCACTTATCTATACGCTGAGAAACCAGGAAGTGAAgacagcagtgaaaaagaaactAAGTAACCAATATTTAAATCTTGGGAAAACTATTCCAATATATCCAATGCAATGA